From a region of the Falco peregrinus isolate bFalPer1 chromosome 5, bFalPer1.pri, whole genome shotgun sequence genome:
- the GPR146 gene encoding probable G-protein coupled receptor 146 isoform X2: protein MWRCEALNNSTENSEDQHLCHDFHLVLSVFSLLYLIICFPIGLCYNGLLVLVNLYNKATMTMPDVYFVNIAIAGLIINALAPMYLLGLANTKWAIWNSNNEVYITLLILFNVSSLVTMYSTTLLSLDYYIERALPRTYMSSVYNTKHVCGFIWGGAMLTSFSSLLFYVCNHVSTKIIECSKMQNKEAADAIMVFIGYVVPAIAVLYALVLILRIRKEATPLDQDTGRLDPSVHRLLIATVCTQFTLWTPYYVTLLVSTFTNAQGRIADDNYSRILHFTKILAKFLAFSSSFVMPLLYRYINKNFPNKLRRLLKKIHCGNQGCSHERTVVQQVMT, encoded by the coding sequence ATGTGGCGCTGTGAAGCCTTAAACAACAGTACCGAGAACAGTGAGGACCAGCATCTCTGCCATGACTTTCACCTTGTGCTTTCAGTCTTCTCCCTACTCTACCTCATCATATGTTTCCCAATTGGCCTTTGTTACAATGGCTTGCTGGTCCTAGTGAATCTCTACAACAAAGCTACTATGACTATGCCAGATGTTTACTTTGTCAACATTGCCATTGCTGGTCTCATCATCAATGCTCTGGCACCGATGTACCTTCTAGGTCTTGCCAACACAAAATGGGCCATCTGGAATTCTAACAATGAAGTTTATATTACCTTACTTATTTTATTCAACGTCTCTTCTTTAGTTACCATGTACTCTACTACATTACTCAGTCTGGACTACTACATTGAACGTGCGCTACCTAGAACTTACATGTCAAGTGTGTACAACACCAAACATGTTTGTGGATTCATATGGGGTGGTGCCATGCTTACAAGTTTTTCATCTCTCCTGTTCTACGTCTGCAATCACGTATCCACTAAAATAATTGAATGTTCCAAGATGCAgaacaaagaagcagcagatgcCATTATGGTCTTTATTGGGTATGTGGTACCTGCTATTGCTGTACTGTATGCACTTGTACTAATCTTGCGAATACGCAAAGAGGCTACACCACTGGATCAAGACACTGGACGATTAGATCCATCAGTGCACAGGCTTTTGATTGCCACAGTCTGTACACAGTTCACATTATGGACACCCTATTATGTTACTCTTTTGGTAAGCACATTTACTAATGCACAAGGAAGAATTGCAGATGACAATTACAGTCGAATATTGCATTTTACCAAGATTTTAGCAAAATTCTTGGCTTTCTCAAGCAGCTTTGTAATGCCTCTGCTCTACAGATACATTAACAAAAACTTTCCCAACAAATTACGACGTTTGCTTAAAAAGATACACTGTGGGAATCAAGGGTGTTCTCACGAACGCACAGTAGTACAGCAAGTCATGACGTAG
- the GPR146 gene encoding probable G-protein coupled receptor 146 isoform X1 codes for MGKNVSASHQGTTRQCLPEKLVISREDTKAKITMWRCEALNNSTENSEDQHLCHDFHLVLSVFSLLYLIICFPIGLCYNGLLVLVNLYNKATMTMPDVYFVNIAIAGLIINALAPMYLLGLANTKWAIWNSNNEVYITLLILFNVSSLVTMYSTTLLSLDYYIERALPRTYMSSVYNTKHVCGFIWGGAMLTSFSSLLFYVCNHVSTKIIECSKMQNKEAADAIMVFIGYVVPAIAVLYALVLILRIRKEATPLDQDTGRLDPSVHRLLIATVCTQFTLWTPYYVTLLVSTFTNAQGRIADDNYSRILHFTKILAKFLAFSSSFVMPLLYRYINKNFPNKLRRLLKKIHCGNQGCSHERTVVQQVMT; via the exons ATGGGCAAAAATGTTTCTGCCAGTCATCAAGGAACAACAAGGCAGTGCCTACCAG AAAAGCTGGTAATCAGCAGAGAAGACACAAAAGCTAAAATCACTATGTGGCGCTGTGAAGCCTTAAACAACAGTACCGAGAACAGTGAGGACCAGCATCTCTGCCATGACTTTCACCTTGTGCTTTCAGTCTTCTCCCTACTCTACCTCATCATATGTTTCCCAATTGGCCTTTGTTACAATGGCTTGCTGGTCCTAGTGAATCTCTACAACAAAGCTACTATGACTATGCCAGATGTTTACTTTGTCAACATTGCCATTGCTGGTCTCATCATCAATGCTCTGGCACCGATGTACCTTCTAGGTCTTGCCAACACAAAATGGGCCATCTGGAATTCTAACAATGAAGTTTATATTACCTTACTTATTTTATTCAACGTCTCTTCTTTAGTTACCATGTACTCTACTACATTACTCAGTCTGGACTACTACATTGAACGTGCGCTACCTAGAACTTACATGTCAAGTGTGTACAACACCAAACATGTTTGTGGATTCATATGGGGTGGTGCCATGCTTACAAGTTTTTCATCTCTCCTGTTCTACGTCTGCAATCACGTATCCACTAAAATAATTGAATGTTCCAAGATGCAgaacaaagaagcagcagatgcCATTATGGTCTTTATTGGGTATGTGGTACCTGCTATTGCTGTACTGTATGCACTTGTACTAATCTTGCGAATACGCAAAGAGGCTACACCACTGGATCAAGACACTGGACGATTAGATCCATCAGTGCACAGGCTTTTGATTGCCACAGTCTGTACACAGTTCACATTATGGACACCCTATTATGTTACTCTTTTGGTAAGCACATTTACTAATGCACAAGGAAGAATTGCAGATGACAATTACAGTCGAATATTGCATTTTACCAAGATTTTAGCAAAATTCTTGGCTTTCTCAAGCAGCTTTGTAATGCCTCTGCTCTACAGATACATTAACAAAAACTTTCCCAACAAATTACGACGTTTGCTTAAAAAGATACACTGTGGGAATCAAGGGTGTTCTCACGAACGCACAGTAGTACAGCAAGTCATGACGTAG